Genomic segment of Coffea arabica cultivar ET-39 chromosome 1e, Coffea Arabica ET-39 HiFi, whole genome shotgun sequence:
ttttgttttgttttgttttgttttgttgtggGTGTTCTTttgtgtgggggggggggggggggggggggggggggagggttgCACAGTGCTGAATGAAGGCCAAGAAAGGGCACTACTAGAATGATACTACTCTGCTATAGGATGCACCGTTTTGAGATTGGTAGCTAACAAAGGTTTAACTAAACCGGGGAGTACTAGAAAAACATGATTCCAAGCTATAGATCCAAGCTGAACCTTCAGCGTATATTGCCAATCCCCATTCATGACATTCTTGGAGCCCGTTTGGATtgagtttttgtagaaaaatatactaTATACTGTAGCGATATTTAATGTATATGAAATATAAAAGCGATTCAAAAATATGTTCATAgaaaaccaaattttttttggagTTGAATGGCATTACAAATAAGGCCTTAATTTTCTATACCAAGCTGAACAAATCGTGATCACCCATATCGATTTGAATCTAGGAAATTAGCCTACATTAATTGTTTATTAAACTTCAATTGACGAATCcagcaacccaaaaaaaaaaaatttacgaATCAACCTTGGAGTagctttttttctctttttttttttaggtgtggGAGATTGTATTTGAGTATGGGTAGATGTTCACCATTTTTCAATTGCAACCGTTTTAATTTGACTGATATTTGGGTATCAAATACTCAATCAGCCAAATTGTGCCACACCACCTTAACAAATGGTGTGACAGAATTTGGGCCATTGGGTCTTTTACTTTTGGACTTTCAATTTTGGGTCGATATCAACCCGTATCACGATCTCATGTTCTCCAGACATATAAATTTGGCCAAGTAACTTAGCCGTACATTAGCGTATCTCAAATTGGGCCACGAAATGGGCGTGCTTCGTGCAATCATCTATTAGTCAGTTTGCCTAATGCTCCATTTGCGATTaaatttcctttaaaaaaaaaaaagaaaagaaaatcattcacaaatAGGAAAAGGATTGGCGTAAAATGGACGAAAAGTGCCAGTTATTAATTGAATTGGACGCCAATTCAGGACATCTTTGGATATTTTtcaggtctttttttttttttttccgacgGAGTGGGTATCCGGGTCAAGTTCGTAaaggcggcccgactaatcccactccGGCCCAGCCCAGTACCCCAACCAGACCTAGCACGTTAGATGCACAGAGAAGTCGATGTTGCTGCGGAGGTTCGATCCCAGGACCTGACTGTCCCGAGGAAGAGGCGCCAACCACTAGCCCGTGGGCTGACTTTACAAAAAATTAGTCTCAagccagaattttttttaaaaaaaaaattgcatttttacaCAATACCAATGAAAGCAAATATGGAAATCGGCAATCAAGATCAGCCTGCATTCAAGATTCGGCTCTCTTGTCCCACCGGTCTCTCTCCCTCCCAGGTTTCTTAATGCAAGAATATAACATATTTTATGATATTATAATTCAATTTTctgtaatttttcaattttactgATTGGTAAATGAACTCTGAACTTGAAGGTGTCAGTTGATTTTGGTCAAGTGTATGATAGAATTCCTCATCCAGATGTCAATTTAGAGAACTCCATTTCTGAGGTCAGACTCTTATTTTTGCCTGTGGAGTTAAATAGTTTTTGCTTCGTATGTTAGCTAAAGTGTTTTCTTTCTTGAATCATACAAAATACCTAAAGTGTTTCTTTCTTGAATCATACAAAATACGGCATATTGGTTCAATCAGCTCATTTATGTCTGAAcgttgtttttttgtttttatgctGTTTTGTTAGATATGGGATCAAAGAGTTCAAAAGAATGCTTCATTGTTCAATGGATTAAAGTTCAGGGTATGTCAGCAGTCTTGCTTTCTTCAAAGTCACCAATGAAGAAGCTTTCTATTCTTACTGAAATACTTGTTGTTTTTCATGTAGTATTTCCTCGTTTATGCAGGTTTTATGGCATTGTGATTTATAGTAGGCCTTTTAGTTTAAGATGTCTGAAAACAAACAAGTCTAGCTACTAATGAGAGACTTTGGTGGATCACGTTTTTTGCTAGTTGCAGGGACAATATGAGTTCTTTATGCAGTCTTTTTCTTGGCTTCACAATTGGATCGTGGAATCTTTTGGTTGATGAATCACAAGACTTGTGCTCTTTATGTTATTTTGAGTTGTTAAGTTTTTTGAGTTTGAATATATAGCACATACTTATAGTGATATTTTGTGGTAGACTTAACAAATCGCTTAAGATACAAATGTAGAGGAAGGAAATTTGGACAATAATTTTAATACAACCTGAATTAGGAAAACTGTAGAGATGAAGCTCATAAAAAGTCCAGGAAGGTCTGCTTAGGTGATCATAAAATACATACCATGAATCTGATGCATGTTAAAAACCATAGGACTTCGGCAGTGCTGAGGCAACTCCATTGATGCTTCTGGGTCCACTACAATGTCTTTTTGGCTTACGTCTAGAGTATATATTTGCTGCAAAAGCAATGATtacatgtaaatatttgtgCATTTACGGCAGTGAAGAgacagaaaaaaaattgaaagctTAAGAACAATAGTTGATGTTTTGCCTCGCTTATTTACTTTGCCATGCAATATACTCAGTTCAAATATTAAGTTCCTTACAGTTATATCAAATTGATGACTTTCAGTATGGAGGACACAGTTTTTCTGGTGGGGCTGGTACCGATCAAGAGCCCCATGTTTGCCTTCACCTTGGTTTGACAGATTATAGGTTTTCTCTTTGAcgctctccctctctcttatTTCTGTCTCATATATTTGTACTACCAACTTCTTGGATGTTGCCTGTTTTACAGGCTTATTGATTATAGATCTGAAATTCTGTTACTTTGCCAAAAATTGATACCAGTGACTTTACTTCAATTGGTAGTATGCATCTGTGGGGATCTAATTCACTACTGTCTGCGTATTCCTGTTTCTTACATGAAATCAATGATAACTTTTAAAAAAGGGCTTATGGGAAATTAAATGCAACCCAAAAAGTCATGATATGACATTCATGCTTGAGTTAAAGGTTTTGAGAATCATCATGGAATCTTTGAGGTCTTACAGTATTATATGCCTTTATCATGTCTCTTGCCCTTCCACTTGCCTGTCAAAAGTAACAAAGAAAATGCTGATGGTTCCATGCCACCTGGCTTCTTTTCAGGACATTTGTTGGCACTAATTTGAATCCTTTGTGGGAAAGATTTCTGCTTCCATCTGAAGGTGCTGTCATTATCTTGTCAAAGTTGTGACTGAAGTGTCATCTTGTTTGTTTACCGAATCCTTGAAGAAGCCACTGCAATTGGAttttctatcaaaattttggtcACATCAAGATTCCTGGCTCATCCTACTTATGCTTTTGCTGTGGTTAAAGTCTGCCTAGCATTAATAAACATTGGGGTTGGCTAATATTTTCTTCTAAGTATCTGCTCTTTAATACTTTTTAACTTGTTGTTCTGAAACATGTAGAGTATGAGCTGGCATCATGATGACTAGTTGAAGATCTTCTTCATGTTTAGATGGCATGCAGAAATTGTGATCTGGAAGATtgtatttaaattataaaacaGTTGCTTTGGACACTCAGAGGTGGAAGAGGCCTTGCCTGTTCACCTCTAGGACATTACATTTTTTTCATTGCACCACTTGCTATATAGTTGCTTTCAGGATCTGTCCAGTGTTCACAAGTGCCCGATGATGCAAAGATCAACACTTCTTATTTAAGTCTTTAACTTTTTGTCACTGTTTTTGCTGTGAAAATGTGAATTCTCAATGGAAATGGTCTGAGGGCTAAAATACTATAGTCATTCATGTCTAAGAGATGacattgtttcaaaaattttcccaACTTGAACTGCTGAAAGCAATGGTGTTGGTCGATATTCTGAATTCTACTATTTCCTTGTATTAACCATCTTATGACTGATGTAATTCTTTTCAGATGATTTTAGGCAATGTCAGCATACTTCCAGCCCTCTCGGTAATGGTGCAGTTATAGAGACATCTGATAAAAAGATAATAGTGCTGCAAAGAAGTAAAAATGTTGGAGAGTTTCCTGGACATTATGTTTTCCCAGGAGGCCATCCAGAGGTATTTACCTGGAAACCTTCAAATTTGTAGAATTGGAAGTAATGAACATCTATGATATGATTAAATATAAATACTTACAAACTCCAGCTTCAACATTTTCATTGGTAACTCATTCTGATTTTTAATACATCTTTAATTATCGACAGCCTGAAGAAATTAGAATATCATCTCATGATAATAGAGATGATAACAGCCATCAGATAATGAAGGAAAAACTTTCTCAGGAAATGTTTGACAGTATCACGCGTGAAGTAGTAGAAGAAATTGGAGTTCCTGCAGATAGCCTAGTAAGTGACTGTTGTTTCCTTTTTATTCTTGAAGGTTTTCTTCCTAATTGTTTGGCTGGTGTAATGTGCCTTTGTTGTCTAATTCCTTCGTGGAAAACAGATTTAGAGAAATTATTGGCAAGATATTTGTTGGTATTTTAGTCAGAAGTTCATCTCCTCGTGTTGTTTTACTTAACAAATCTCATCTTCAAAAGATTAATGTTCTCTCAATGAAAGTTCAGATATATCCTAAGCCTGGTGACTCTGCCCAGTCTAGGCAGCATAATGAAATGGAAACTGAAAACAGAAACTTGTGACATGTGACCAACCATCAGATGACATGGCCCTTTGAGTTTATTATAGGTAAAAATGCCATTTCAAAGCATGTTTACTTCATTCATATGCAGTATGTGCAAACACTTTTACTCTGTTATCTTAAGGTACCGTTTTTCAGGTCCAGTTTGAAAATAATGATAATGAATGCTTCTTATTGCAATATATGTTTTTCACTTGAGCTTTAAGTTCCATCATGGGTGTTCAGTTCCCTGGGCTTCTATGAAGGGTAAATCTTTTTTCACATGGACCCTTGCTTTGAAAGTACTGGCCTGAGGCCTAGCTCTTGAATTTATAATTCATTCTATACTCTTGGTGTTTTGCATGTATGTAGTGGAAAATGGGGTGTCAAAATTGCATGCCCTGATTGCTTCTTCTTTGCTGAATTTTGTCACCTCCAAAAGTTGTCTTCTGGTTTGTttaagatggtttactcttcgTTCATGCAGACCAAGCCAGCCTTTATTGGTATATCCCGTAGAGTGTTGAATGTCAGACCAACTGCTTTCTTTTTCATGACATGCAGTCTTCAGTCTATGGAAATTCAACAACTGTATCATAGTGCAGCAGATGGCTAT
This window contains:
- the LOC113709380 gene encoding nudix hydrolase 9-like isoform X2, which encodes MHREVDVAAEVRSQDLTVPRKRRQPLARGLTLQKISLKPEFFLKKKLHFYTIPMKANMEIGNQDQPAFKIRLSCPTGLSPSQVSVDFGQVYDRIPHPDVNLENSISEIWDQRVQKNASLFNGLKFRYGGHSFSGGAGTDQEPHVCLHLGLTDYRTFVGTNLNPLWERFLLPSEDDFRQCQHTSSPLGNGAVIETSDKKIIVLQRSKNVGEFPGHYVFPGGHPEPEEIRISSHDNRDDNSHQIMKEKLSQEMFDSITREVVEEIGVPADSLIYPKPGDSAQSRQHNEMETENRNL
- the LOC113709380 gene encoding nudix hydrolase 9-like isoform X3 is translated as MHREVDVAAEVRSQDLTVPRKRRQPLARGLTLQKISLKPEFFLKKKLHFYTIPMKANMEIGNQDQPAFKIRLSCPTGLSPSQVSVDFGQVYDRIPHPDVNLENSISEIWDQRVQKNASLFNGLKFRYGGHSFSGGAGTDQEPHVCLHLGLTDYRTFVGTNLNPLWERFLLPSEDDFRQCQHTSSPLGNGAVIETSDKKIIVLQRSKNVGEFPGHYVFPGGHPEPEEIRISSHDNRDDNSHQIMKEKLSQEMFDSITREVVEEIGVPADSLSSVYGNSTTVS
- the LOC113709380 gene encoding nudix hydrolase 9-like isoform X1; amino-acid sequence: MHREVDVAAEVRSQDLTVPRKRRQPLARGLTLQKISLKPEFFLKKKLHFYTIPMKANMEIGNQDQPAFKIRLSCPTGLSPSQVSVDFGQVYDRIPHPDVNLENSISEIWDQRVQKNASLFNGLKFRYGGHSFSGGAGTDQEPHVCLHLGLTDYRTFVGTNLNPLWERFLLPSEDDFRQCQHTSSPLGNGAVIETSDKKIIVLQRSKNVGEFPGHYVFPGGHPEPEEIRISSHDNRDDNSHQIMKEKLSQEMFDSITREVVEEIGVPADSLTKPAFIGISRRVLNVRPTAFFFMTCSLQSMEIQQLYHSAADGYESTQLYAASMDDLESMAKKMPGCHQGGFALFKLMIDAAKDA